AGGCTTTTTCTAAAATTGTCAAATCAGGCTTATCAGTAATTGTGACTAAGGAAGGAAAGTATTACGGCTTGATTGATGATAGGGACATTAGGCAAAATGCCATTGATGCCGGAAAAACCAAATGCGGCACGATTGCCATGCGGGCGCCAACGCTTGACACAAAAAGCGGCGTTGAGGACATGTGCAAGGCCTTCTTTGCAGGAAGGTTCAAGTCATTGGCGGTGCTTGAAAAGGGCAAGGTGGCCGGGGCTTTCACAAGGTCTGACCTGATACATCTGATACTTGAGGCGCGCATGCTTGAAAAAAACAGGGTTGAAAATGTGATGAGTGCGCCTGCAGTATGCATTGACTCAAAGGCCACAATAGCAAATGCCAAGGCCCTGATGAAAAAGCACAATGTCAGGAGGCTGATTGTCACCGAAAACAGCAGGTTGGCAGGCATAATTTCTACGTTTGACATGGTGCAGCCCAAGCTTGCACCAAAACAGTCGCCGCTTGGGGCCAACAAGGCAAACGTTGACCTGCAGCAAGTCGGCTCCCACATGCGGGAGGAAACCGTGACTATTGAGCCGGAAAAACCCACATCCGACGCAGCAAAGCTCATGGTCCAGCACAATGTCTCGGCAGTGATTGTTTCAGACGGCCTGACACCACTTGGAATATTGACTGCAAGGGACCTGTTTGAGACTGTAATGAAAACCGAGGAGAAGGATGTAATATATATTTCCGGACTGGACCAGCAGGACAGGGAAAGCTACGATGCAATC
The Candidatus Parvarchaeota archaeon DNA segment above includes these coding regions:
- a CDS encoding CBS domain-containing protein, translated to MDIKEPSIVDFNDTVSKAFSKIVKSGLSVIVTKEGKYYGLIDDRDIRQNAIDAGKTKCGTIAMRAPTLDTKSGVEDMCKAFFAGRFKSLAVLEKGKVAGAFTRSDLIHLILEARMLEKNRVENVMSAPAVCIDSKATIANAKALMKKHNVRRLIVTENSRLAGIISTFDMVQPKLAPKQSPLGANKANVDLQQVGSHMREETVTIEPEKPTSDAAKLMVQHNVSAVIVSDGLTPLGILTARDLFETVMKTEEKDVIYISGLDQQDRESYDAIHDEAKKILGKMQKSLQTQSLSIHVKREGRRYSIRARLQTAHAGIISASAQEWDIFSAMKAVLNEIKRMAARKKPSPLHHS